In Manis pentadactyla isolate mManPen7 chromosome 8, mManPen7.hap1, whole genome shotgun sequence, the following are encoded in one genomic region:
- the KNDC1 gene encoding kinase non-catalytic C-lobe domain-containing protein 1 isoform X4: MQAMDPASANFYQEDGKDLDFYDFEPLPTLAEDEENVSLADILSLRDSGLSEQEAWAVCLECSLSLRSVAHAAIFLTLCITPDTLAFNTSGNVCFMEQLSDDPEGAFVPPEFDVTGNTFEDSGMSFVSSSSRILCFLHLL; this comes from the exons ATGCAGGCCATGGACCCGGCCTCGGCGAATTTTTATCAGGAGGACGGCAAGGACCTGGACTTCTACGACTTTGAGCCGCTGCCCACCTTGGCGGAGGACGAG GAGAATGTGTCCCTGGCCGACATCCTCTCCCTGCGGGACAGTGGCCTCAGCGAGCAGGAGGCCTGGGCCGTGTGCCTGGAGTGCAGCCTGTCCCTGAGGAGCGTCGCCCACGCGGCCATCTTTCTGACGCTGTGCATCACCCCCGACACCCTGGCCTTCAACACCAGCGGGAACGTGTGCTTCATGGAGCAGCTCAGCG ACGACCCCGAGGGTGCCTTTGTCCCTCCGGAGTTCGACGTGACCGGGAACACCTTTGAG GACTCTGGGATGTCCTTCGTTAGCTCGTCCTCCAGAATTCTGTGTTTTCTGCATCTCCTCTGA